The Micromonospora sp. NBC_00421 genome contains a region encoding:
- a CDS encoding endonuclease domain-containing protein: protein MSLVRQLAALPADRVVQLAGVPADTIAATATGDPAGPAAVVLCPGRARTPGSFVHAVLGELERVAVALLPGWLPEAAEIPRADPFGLAAVRAAAVGRAQGSAHFAPFLAHLATVALSGRRPPVDPFALEIRCPGLTRVVAEGFGRPRANLLIEVPAGLDADGERAVVAGAEWLCHHGRVGVWLVGTVLRHEDRVLCVRLTPAADAPPAPTPTPGTPPQVVGRPHPGSATEAALEAALAAESWAAGRVWNQYHQSHPLAPPVCLDLLWPDVRCVVEIDGPEHCRPARFEADRQRDVQLQLDGYAVLRFTNARINHDVGAVVHQIGTLIRARRRAMAEGTLHARR from the coding sequence ATGAGCCTCGTCCGCCAACTCGCCGCGCTGCCGGCGGATCGCGTCGTCCAACTCGCAGGGGTGCCCGCCGACACGATCGCGGCGACCGCCACCGGCGATCCGGCCGGCCCGGCTGCCGTCGTACTGTGCCCTGGTCGGGCCCGTACGCCCGGTTCCTTCGTCCACGCCGTCCTGGGCGAACTGGAGCGGGTGGCGGTCGCGCTGCTGCCCGGGTGGCTTCCCGAGGCTGCGGAGATCCCCCGCGCCGACCCGTTCGGCCTGGCCGCCGTCCGGGCCGCCGCGGTCGGCCGGGCGCAGGGTTCGGCGCACTTCGCCCCGTTCCTGGCACACCTCGCCACCGTGGCACTGTCCGGCCGGCGGCCGCCGGTCGACCCGTTCGCCCTGGAGATCCGCTGCCCCGGGCTGACCCGGGTGGTGGCGGAGGGATTCGGTCGTCCCCGGGCGAACCTGTTGATCGAGGTGCCCGCCGGCCTCGACGCGGACGGGGAACGGGCCGTCGTGGCGGGCGCGGAATGGCTGTGCCACCACGGTCGGGTCGGGGTGTGGCTGGTCGGCACGGTGTTGCGGCACGAGGACCGGGTGCTCTGCGTCCGGCTCACCCCGGCGGCGGACGCCCCACCGGCACCGACACCGACACCGGGCACGCCACCGCAGGTGGTGGGGCGACCGCACCCCGGCAGTGCGACAGAGGCGGCGCTGGAGGCCGCCCTGGCCGCCGAGAGCTGGGCGGCGGGCCGGGTCTGGAACCAGTACCACCAGTCACATCCCCTCGCGCCCCCGGTCTGCCTCGACCTGCTCTGGCCCGACGTACGGTGTGTCGTCGAGATCGACGGGCCGGAGCACTGCCGGCCGGCGCGGTTCGAGGCGGACCGGCAGCGCGACGTGCAGTTGCAGCTGGACGGGTACGCCGTCCTGCGCTTCACCAATGCCCGAATCAACCACGACGTCGGCGCGGTGGTGCACCAGATCGGCACCCTGATCCGTGCCCGGCGACGTGCCATGGCGGAAGGAACACTCCATGCCCGGCGATGA
- a CDS encoding DUF6403 family protein: protein MAHPYLLWLVGAVLLVGAGIATTLLPRRRVRAEQRRTAWSAARAAIDSAAVSRDAAPVPVPEAERLFARAESLAGGRGGTDAARAAAEHARRADRLWRGHR, encoded by the coding sequence ATGGCACACCCCTACCTGCTCTGGCTGGTCGGCGCGGTGTTGCTGGTGGGTGCGGGTATCGCCACCACCCTGCTGCCCCGGCGACGGGTCCGGGCCGAGCAGCGACGTACCGCCTGGTCGGCTGCCCGGGCGGCGATCGACAGCGCGGCCGTCAGCCGGGACGCGGCCCCGGTTCCGGTACCCGAGGCGGAGCGGTTGTTCGCCCGCGCCGAGTCGCTCGCGGGCGGGCGCGGCGGGACGGACGCGGCCCGGGCGGCGGCGGAGCACGCCCGGCGGGCCGATCGGCTGTGGCGGGGGCACCGGTGA
- a CDS encoding LLM class F420-dependent oxidoreductase, whose amino-acid sequence MELRIFTEPQQGATYDQLLTVARAAEDAGYGAFFRSDHYLAMGSSSGEPGPTDAWTTLAGLARDTSRIRLGTLVTAATFRLPGPLAITVAQVDQMSGGRVELGIGAGWYADEHTAYGIPFPSLGERFDRLEEQLAVITGLWATPAGGTFDFAGKYYPVGNSPALPKPVQQPRPPILLGGKGPRRTPRLAARYADEFNLPFVSLDETVAQFGRVRAACAEVGRDPGTLRWSNALVLCCGRDDAEVARRAAVLGREPAELRENGLAGTPAEVVDKIGRYAEAGSERIYLQVLDLADLDQVELVAAEVMPQL is encoded by the coding sequence ATGGAACTGCGGATCTTCACCGAGCCCCAGCAGGGTGCCACCTACGACCAGCTGCTCACCGTGGCCCGCGCCGCCGAGGATGCCGGCTACGGGGCGTTCTTCCGGTCCGACCACTACCTGGCGATGGGATCGTCGAGCGGTGAACCCGGCCCCACCGACGCCTGGACCACCCTGGCCGGGCTGGCCCGGGACACCTCCCGGATCCGGCTCGGCACGCTGGTGACGGCGGCAACCTTCCGGCTGCCCGGCCCGCTCGCGATCACCGTCGCCCAGGTCGACCAGATGAGCGGCGGCCGGGTCGAGCTGGGCATCGGTGCCGGCTGGTACGCCGACGAGCACACCGCCTACGGCATCCCGTTCCCGTCGCTGGGGGAGCGCTTCGACCGGTTGGAGGAGCAGCTCGCCGTCATCACTGGACTGTGGGCGACCCCGGCCGGCGGGACGTTCGACTTCGCCGGGAAGTACTACCCGGTCGGCAACTCCCCGGCGCTGCCCAAGCCGGTGCAGCAGCCCCGCCCGCCGATCCTGCTCGGCGGCAAGGGACCCCGGCGCACCCCACGCCTGGCCGCCCGGTACGCCGACGAGTTCAACCTGCCCTTCGTCTCGCTCGACGAGACGGTGGCCCAGTTCGGCCGGGTCCGCGCGGCCTGCGCCGAGGTGGGCCGCGACCCGGGCACCCTGCGCTGGTCCAACGCGCTGGTGCTCTGCTGCGGCCGGGACGACGCCGAGGTGGCCCGCCGGGCCGCGGTGCTCGGTCGGGAACCGGCCGAGCTGCGGGAGAACGGCCTCGCCGGCACCCCCGCCGAGGTGGTCGACAAGATCGGCCGGTACGCCGAGGCCGGCAGCGAGCGGATCTACCTCCAGGTGCTCGACCTGGCCGACCTGGACCAGGTGGAGCTGGTCGCCGCCGAGGTGATGCCGCAGCTGTGA
- a CDS encoding FAD-binding protein: MARRNWAGNVHYAARAFHEPTSLDELRRLVAGSDRLRAVGSGHSFNRIGDTTGDLVSLAGLPPTVEIDRERGTVTVAAGLRYGDVATRLHERGLALANLASLPHISVAGAIATGTHGSGDGNRNLAAAVAGLELVTADGDVLTVDRSAGDRFAGMVVSLGALGVVTRVTLDVLPTFTVRQYVHAGLPVGALDAAFASAYSVSGFTSWRSTDIDQVWRKQLADAPPPEPDWLGTTAADRPAHPVPGMDPVSCTPQFGEPGPWHERLPHFRLGFMPSSGDELQSEYHLPRSAGAEALAALDGMRDRIAPVLQICELRTVAADELWLSPNQGRDTLAVHFTWVDDPAAVLPVLAEIEARLAPFAPRPHWGKVFTLDPAVVAATYPRYADFATLLTELDPAGVFRTELLDRYFPRD, from the coding sequence GTGGCGCGGCGCAACTGGGCCGGCAACGTCCACTACGCCGCCCGTGCCTTCCACGAGCCGACCTCGCTGGACGAGCTGCGTCGACTGGTCGCCGGCAGCGACCGGCTCCGGGCGGTCGGCAGCGGTCACTCCTTCAACCGGATCGGCGACACCACAGGTGACCTGGTCTCGCTGGCCGGGCTGCCGCCCACCGTCGAGATCGACAGGGAGCGCGGCACGGTCACCGTCGCCGCCGGGCTGCGCTACGGGGACGTGGCGACCCGGCTGCACGAGCGGGGGCTGGCCCTGGCCAACCTCGCCTCGCTGCCGCACATCTCGGTGGCGGGTGCGATCGCCACCGGCACCCACGGCTCCGGCGACGGCAACCGCAACCTGGCCGCCGCCGTGGCCGGGCTGGAACTGGTCACCGCAGACGGGGACGTGCTCACCGTCGACCGCTCCGCCGGCGACCGGTTCGCCGGCATGGTGGTCTCGCTCGGCGCGCTGGGCGTCGTCACCCGGGTCACCCTGGACGTGCTGCCCACCTTCACCGTCCGCCAGTACGTCCACGCGGGCCTGCCGGTCGGGGCGCTGGACGCGGCGTTCGCCTCGGCGTACAGCGTCAGTGGGTTCACCTCCTGGCGCTCGACGGACATCGACCAGGTCTGGCGCAAGCAGCTCGCCGACGCCCCGCCGCCGGAGCCGGACTGGCTCGGCACCACAGCGGCCGACCGGCCGGCGCACCCGGTGCCCGGCATGGATCCGGTCAGCTGCACCCCGCAGTTCGGCGAGCCCGGCCCGTGGCACGAGCGGCTGCCCCACTTCCGGCTGGGTTTCATGCCGAGCAGCGGCGACGAGCTCCAGTCCGAATACCACCTGCCCCGCTCGGCGGGGGCCGAGGCGCTTGCCGCGTTGGACGGGATGCGGGACCGGATCGCCCCCGTGTTGCAGATCTGCGAGCTGCGTACCGTCGCCGCAGACGAGCTGTGGCTCAGCCCCAACCAGGGGCGCGACACGCTGGCCGTGCACTTCACCTGGGTCGACGACCCGGCGGCGGTGCTGCCGGTGCTGGCCGAGATCGAGGCCCGGCTGGCCCCGTTCGCGCCCCGCCCGCACTGGGGCAAGGTCTTCACCCTCGACCCGGCCGTGGTCGCCGCCACCTACCCCCGGTACGCCGATTTCGCCACGCTGCTCACCGAGCTGGACCCGGCCGGGGTGTTCCGCACCGAGCTGCTCGACCGCTACTTCCCGCGCGACTGA
- a CDS encoding phosphatase PAP2 family protein, producing MTEQATAGVTRTPTRVAHVITEVFQPAVWAAVMPVVVAVIAARTVVAGIGWGAFAALFTAVVPFGAILYAKHTGRVTDHHISRREQRRGVLLVGIASVTAGLVVFVILGAPRALIAMIAVMLAVLAGTTAVNQVWKMSAHTGVSAGALTVLVLLVGPALAVGVPVVALIGWSRVHLGAHTVAQVVAGAATGAVLATGVYAAVV from the coding sequence GTGACCGAACAGGCCACCGCCGGCGTCACCCGCACCCCGACCCGGGTCGCCCACGTCATCACCGAGGTGTTCCAGCCTGCCGTGTGGGCGGCTGTCATGCCGGTCGTCGTCGCGGTGATCGCCGCCCGCACCGTCGTCGCCGGCATCGGTTGGGGTGCGTTCGCGGCGCTGTTCACCGCCGTGGTGCCGTTCGGGGCGATCCTCTACGCCAAGCACACCGGCCGGGTCACCGACCATCACATCAGCCGCCGGGAGCAGCGCAGAGGCGTGCTGCTGGTCGGCATCGCGTCGGTCACCGCCGGGCTGGTCGTGTTCGTGATCCTGGGTGCGCCCCGGGCGTTGATCGCCATGATCGCCGTCATGCTGGCCGTGCTGGCCGGCACCACCGCCGTCAACCAGGTGTGGAAGATGAGCGCCCACACGGGCGTCTCCGCCGGTGCGCTCACCGTCCTGGTCCTGCTGGTCGGGCCGGCGTTGGCCGTCGGGGTGCCGGTCGTGGCCCTGATCGGCTGGTCCCGGGTGCATCTCGGTGCGCACACCGTCGCCCAGGTGGTCGCCGGTGCGGCCACCGGCGCGGTTCTCGCGACGGGGGTCTACGCGGCTGTCGTCTGA
- a CDS encoding DUF6545 domain-containing protein, producing MHRWGRAMAWTTSWLGDGRSLSRRVLEIRDGYLQLTPWFDCAVRDRAIQLGRRAGMDGPDLMATVEAAVVVVALDAKTAGDDPVDTGRVEAGGTDLTSEVVWLGRVSQALARSPVVAGVRAERAHARAASTGSPAPSTTSARDWTET from the coding sequence ATGCACCGGTGGGGGCGCGCGATGGCCTGGACGACCAGTTGGCTGGGGGACGGCCGCAGCCTGTCCCGCCGGGTCCTGGAGATCCGCGACGGTTACCTCCAGCTCACCCCGTGGTTCGACTGCGCGGTACGGGACCGGGCGATCCAGCTCGGGCGCCGGGCCGGCATGGACGGACCCGACCTGATGGCGACCGTGGAGGCGGCGGTCGTCGTGGTGGCCCTCGACGCCAAGACCGCCGGTGACGATCCGGTCGACACCGGCCGCGTCGAGGCCGGAGGAACAGACCTCACCAGCGAGGTGGTCTGGCTGGGCCGGGTGTCTCAGGCCCTGGCACGGTCCCCGGTCGTGGCGGGCGTCCGCGCCGAACGCGCCCACGCCCGCGCCGCCTCCACCGGCTCTCCGGCCCCGTCGACGACGTCAGCACGAGATTGGACAGAAACGTGA